A region of Ochotona princeps isolate mOchPri1 chromosome 2, mOchPri1.hap1, whole genome shotgun sequence DNA encodes the following proteins:
- the LOC101533108 gene encoding olfactory receptor 10T2-like translates to MKRQNQSVVTEFILIGFSNLGNLQSLLFFIFLLVYLTTLMANLTIMTVIRLDRTLHTPMYFFLFILSCSETCYTLVIVPKMLANLLSTYPSISFSGCAAQMYFFVGLACTNCFLIAVMGYDRYVAICNPLNYMIIVSKATCMQLILASSFCGFLISMVVNILVFSLPFCASNQINHYFCDIFPVLKLGCTDTNLKEMTIFLLSILVLLVPFVLIFISYVFIVSTILKISSLEGQCKAFATCASHLTVVIVHYGCASFIYLRPTALYSSDKDLLVAVTYTVITPLLNPLVYTLRNKEVKTALRRIVSRYSFSKIL, encoded by the coding sequence ATGAAAAGACAAAACCAGAGTGTGGTCACCGAGTTCATCCTGATAGGATTCTCAAATCTGGGGAATCTACAGAGCCTCCTCTTCTTTATCTTCTTACTAGTCTACCTGACCACTTTGATGGCCAACCTCACGATCATGACTGTCATTCGCTTGGACAGGACTTTGCACACCCCAATGTACTTCTTCCTGTTTATCCTTTCTTGTTCCGAAACCTGCTACACCTTGGTTATTGTGCCAAAAATGCTAGCTAATCTTCTCTCCACATATCCAAGTATTTCTTTCTCTGGATGTGCAGCCCAGATGTATTTCTTCGTAGGCTTGGCTTGCACCAACTGTTTTCTCATTGCTGTGATGGGTTATGATCGCTACGTTGCCATCTGCAACCCTCTCAACTACATGATCATTGTCAGCAAAGCCACCTGCATGCAGTTAATTCTCGCCTCCAGCTTTTGTGGTTTCCTCATCTCTATGGTTGTCAACATCCTGGTGTTTAGTCTGCCCTTCTGTGCTTCCAATCAGATCAACCACTACTTCTGTGATATTTTCCCAGTCCTAAAACTCGGGTGTACAGATACCAACCTGAAGGAGATGACCATCTTTTTGCTCAGCATTCTGGTGTTGCTGGTTCCTTTTGTGCTGATCTTCATCTCTTATGTCTTCATTGTTTCCACCATCCTCAAGATCTCCTCCTTAGAGGGACAGTGCAAAGCCTTTGccacctgtgcctcccacctCACAGTGGTCATTGTCCACTATGGCTGTGCTTCCTTCATCTACTTGAGACCCACAGCCCTGTACTCCTCTGATAAGGACCTGCTGGTAGCAGTGACCTACACTGTGATCACCCCACTGCTCAACCCACTTGTCTACACGCTGAGAAACAAAGAAGTGAAGACAGCTCTGAGGAGGATTGTGAGCAGATATTCATTTTCCAAAATCTTGTAA